A genomic stretch from Styela clava chromosome 5, kaStyClav1.hap1.2, whole genome shotgun sequence includes:
- the LOC120344035 gene encoding methionine synthase-like — MKDKVNNISSNIRVKIENELKRRIMIFDGGMGTMIQKHKLTEEDFRGERFCDHPHSLKGNNDLLSLTKPNLIYDIHVDYLKAGADFVETNTFSGTSIAQSDYKLEHVVYELNKASAILAKKATKHVSALTGIERYVAGSVGPTNRTLSLSPSVERPDFRNITFDELVEAYSEQIRGLVDGGCDILLIETIFDTANAKAAIFAVEKVIEMEDYSHVKDIPVFISGTIVDKSGRTLSGQTVEAFAISISHGKPMCIGLNCALGAAEMRPFVEALSNFSDKSIICYPNAGLPNTFGGYDETPEMTSKYLAEFASSGLVNIVGGCCGTTPAHIKAIADAVSEIPPRKISKNIDRTSMFLSGLEPAILNKYTNFVNIGERCNVAGSRRFAKLIQKNNYEEAVEVAKQQVAMGAQILDINMDDGMLDGKRAMARFVNQLSAEPEVAKVPFCIDSSNFEVILSGLKCTQGKCIVNSISLKEGEEDFIAKATLVKRFGAAVVVMAFDEKGQATEIQDKIRICTRSYNILVKTVGFNPCDIIFDPNILTIATGMTEHDKYAINFIEATKLIKEHLPGARVSGGLSNLSFSFRGMDAIREAMHSVFLFHAIKSGMDMGIVNAGNLPVYDDIDEELLDLCEKLIWNKDSAGTEKLLVYAETKGRGGKKVIETEEWRTFEVEKRLEHALVKGIDKYVIEDTEECKKNVERYPRVLNVIEGPLMKGMGIVGDLFGAGKMFLPQVIKSARVMKKSVGYLLPFMEEEKKRLAVNGVQNGETEVDDNSQYNGTIVLATVKGDVHDIGKNIVGVVLGCNNFKVIDLGVMTPCQKILDTAIQNKADIIGLSGLITPSLDEMIHVAKEMERQNFKLPLLIGGATTSQAHTAVKISPRYNQPAIHVLDASKSVVVCSSLLNEDLKPVYVQEIAEEYEDVRTNHYENLLDRVYLSLEKARENGLAIDWKKCREPTTPTFIGTKEFIDFNLEIVTSYIDWKPFFDVWQLRGKYPNRAYPKIFKDKTVGEEAKKLFDDAQKLLDRIVQRKLLTLQGIVGFYPACSEGDDIHVFEEDGMPRPLTPSATFYGLRQQAEKDDESNEPYYCLSDFIASRSSGVKDYLGFFAVGCFGVTGMCAEFEKNNDDFNSIMAKAIADRLAEAFAEYLHEDVRKNLWGYSEEERLQAKELHKIKYKGIRPAPGYPSQPDHTEKLTMWNLMNVDKKIGVKLTESLAMNPAASVSGLYFANEHSNYFSVGKIAKDQVENYATRKGMSVTEVEKWLGPILSYDA, encoded by the coding sequence ATGAAGGACAAGGTGAACAACATTTCTTCAAACATTCGAGTAAAAATCGAAAATGAACTCAAACGTCGGATCATGATTTTTGATGGAGGGATGGGAACTATGAttcaaaaacataaattaacaGAAGAAGATTTTCGCGGGGAACGTTTTTGTGATCACCCTCATTCTTTGAAAGGTAATAATGATCTACTAAGTCTCACAAAACCAAATTTGATTTACGATATTCACGTGGATTACCTCAAAGCTGGTGCTGATTTTGTAGAAACTAATACTTTCAGTGGAACGTCAATTGCACAGTCTGATTATAAACTTGAACATGTTGTTTATGAATTAAACAAAGCGTCTGCGAttttagcgaaaaaagctaCGAAACATGTTTCTGCGTTGACTGGAATAGAAAGATATGTAGCAGGCAGCGTAGGTCCGACAAATCGTACTCTTTCGCTCTCTCCGTCGGTAGAAAGACCAGATTTTCGCAACATAACTTTCGATGAATTGGTCGAGGCATATTCTGAACAAATTAGAGGCCTCGTTGATGGAGGATGTGATATTTTACTCATTGAAACCATCTTTGACACAGCCAATGCAAAAGCAGCCATTTTTGCTGTCGAAAAAGTAATCGAAATGGAGGATTATTCTCACGTAAAAGATATTCCTGTTTTTATATCTGGCACAATTGTAGACAAAAGTGGGAGGACATTGTCTGGTCAAACAGTAGAAGCATTTGCGATCAGCATTTCTCATGGAAAACCTATGTGCATCGGATTAAATTGCGCTCTCGGCGCCGCAGAAATGCGACCTTTTGTTGAAGCTTTGAGTAATTTCTCAGACAAAAGTATCATTTGTTACCCCAATGCAGGCCTTCCTAACACTTTTGGGGGATACGACGAAACACCTGAAATGACATCAAAATATTTAGCGGAGTTCGCTTCATCAGGACTAGTTAATATTGTTGGAGGATGTTGTGGAACGACACCGGCACATATAAAAGCAATTGCAGACGCTGTGAGTGAAATTCCGCCGagaaaaatatcgaaaaacaTTGATCGCACTTCCATGTTCCTTTCTGGCCTTGAACCTGCAATTTTGAACAAATACACTAATTTCGTTAATATTGGGGAACGGTGTAATGTCGCTGGATCGCGTCGATTTGCGAAATTAATCCAGAAAAATAATTACGAGGAAGCAGTAGAGGTCGCTAAGCAACAGGTTGCCATGGGAGCACAAATTCTGGATATCAACATGGATGACGGAATGTTAGATGGAAAACGAGCAATGGCGAGATTTGTCAACCAGCTGAGTGCAGAACCAGAGGTCGCTAAAGTCCCTTTCTGTATAGATTCTTCGAACTTTGAAGTTATTTTATCGGGGTTAAAATGCACGCAGGGGAAATGCATCGTCAACAGTATTAGTCTCAAAGAAGGCGAAGAGGATTTTATCGCCAAGGCAACACTCGTGAAAAGATTCGGAGCTGCTGTAGTGGTTATGGCATTTGACGAAAAAGGTCAAGCGACAGAAATTCAAGATAAAATTCGAATTTGTACTCGCTCGTATAATATCCTTGTGAAAACAGTTGGCTTTAACCCTTGTGACATCATTTTTGACCCCAATATTTTGACCATAGCTACGGGAATGACAGAACACGATAAATATGCAATAAATTTCATCGAAGCGACAAAATTGATAAAAGAACATCTTCCTGGTGCACGAGTTAGTGGCGGCTTGTCAAATTTATCGTTCTCATTTCGTGGAATGGACGCAATCAGAGAGGCAATGCACTCAGTATTTTTGTTTCACGCCATAAAATCAGGGATGGACATGGGAATTGTCAATGCTGGTAATTTACCTGTCTATGACGACATTGATGAAGAACTCCTTGATCTTTGCGAAAAATTAATTTGGAATAAAGACTCGGCTGGAACAGAAAAATTACTAGTGTACGCTGAAACGAAAGGTCGTGGTGGCAAAAAGGTCATTGAAACGGAAGAATGGCGAACATTTGAAGTAGAAAAACGTCTTGAACATGCGCTTGTGAAAGGAATAGATAAATATGTCATTGAAGACACGGAGGAGtgcaaaaaaaatgttgaacgATATCCAAGAGTGCTAAATGTAATTGAAGGTCCTCTAATGAAAGGGATGGGAATCGTTGGTGACTTATTTGGCGCAGGAAAAATGTTTTTACCACAAGTTATCAAATCCGCAAGAGTGATGAAAAAGTCTGTAGGGTATTTGCTACCTTTTATGGAAGAAGAGAAGAAAAGGTTAGCGGTGAACGGAGTCCAAAATGGAGAGACTGAAGTCGATGATAATAGTCAATATAATGGAACAATTGTCCTCGCTACCGTAAAAGGAGATGTCCATGACATTGGAAAGAATATAGTTGGCGTCGTTTTGGGCTGCAACAACTTTAAAGTCATTGATCTAGGGGTCATGACACCATGCCAAAAAATTCTTGACACTGCTATTCAGAACAAGGCCGACATTATTGGGCTTTCGGGATTGATTACTCCATCGTTAGACGAAATGATACACGTCGCAAAGGAAATGGAACgtcaaaattttaaacttcCGTTACTGATAGGTGGTGCTACAACATCACAAGCTCATACAGCAGTGAAAATTTCTCCGAGGTATAACCAGCCGGCTATTCATGTTCTTGACGCTTCAAAAAGCGTTGTTGTGTGTTCCTCACTTCTTAACGAGGATTTGAAACCTGTCTATGTGCAAGAAATAGCTGAAGAGTATGAAGACGTCCGCACAAACCATTATGAAAATTTACTTGATAGAGTATATCTATCGTTGGAAAAAGCTAGAGAAAATGGGCTCGCTATCGACTGGAAAAAGTGCCGTGAACCTACAACGCCTACGTTTATTGGGACAAAAGAGTTTATTGATTTCAATCTCGAAATTGTGACTTCGTACATCGACTGGAAACCGTTTTTCGACGTTTGGCAATTACGAGGAAAATATCCAAATCGAGCATAcccaaaaatatttaaagacAAGACAGTTGGGGAGGAAGCTAAAAAACTTTTTGACGACGCTCAAAAATTGTTAGATCGAATTGTTCAAAGGAAGCTACTGACTTTACAAGGTATAGTTGGGTTCTACCCTGCTTGTTCAGAAGGAGACGATATTCATGTATTTGAAGAAGATGGCATGCcacgacctttgaccccaagtGCGACATTTTATGGGCTTCGGCAACAAGCAGAAAAAGACGATGAATCCAACGAACCGTATTATTGTTTGTCAGATTTCATTGCCTCACGTTCATCGGGGGTGAAAGATTATCTTGGATTTTTTGCTGTCGGTTGTTTCGGCGTGACTGGAATGTGcgctgaatttgaaaaaaataatgatgatTTCAACAGTATAATGGCGAAAGCTATCGCCGACCGACTAGCAGAAGCATTCGCTGAATATCTACATGAAGACGTGCGTAAAAATTTATGGGGGTACAGCGAAGAAGAACGTTTACAGGCGAAAGAACtacataaaattaaatataaaggTATTCGACCTGCACCTGGATACCCCAGCCAACCCGATCACACAGAAAAACTAACCATGTGGAATTTGATGAACGTAGATAAAAAAATTGGCGTCAAATTGACAGAATCGCTTGCTATGAACCCGGCTGCATCCGTCTCTGGGTTGTACTTTGCGAACGAGCATTCGAATTATTTTTCTGTCGGTAAAATTGCCAAAGATCAAGTCGAAAACTATGCAACTAGGAAGGGAATGTCAGTCACTGAAGTGGAAAAATGGCTAGGCCCTATTCTATCTTATGACGCCTAA
- the LOC120344036 gene encoding uncharacterized protein LOC120344036 produces MRLTAVIRSSIEKAVPTNRRRTPRASFRRPMQGRYTDRKKEPKPWETSMGELDEEEVNELGQTIPVREKIPMIMVPDLKDFNLKPYVSYKAEKHHEPPLQAKELFDMFYAPQIEAEMSGTKLETIPEPEEKGLLGKIKYMFKMRKEAKSNDKTEQS; encoded by the exons ATGAGACTAACCGCAGTCATTAGATCAAGCATTGAAAAAGCAGTGCCGACTAATAGAAGGCGAACACCTCGGGCTTCGTTCAGACGACCTATGCAAGGAAGATATACTGATAGGAAAAAGGAGCCAAAACCTTGGGAAACGT CGATGGGTGAATTGGATGAAGAAGAAGTAAATGAACTTGGTCAGACTATTCCCGTTCGAGAAAAAATTCCGATGATAATGGTTCCGGATTTGAAAGACTTCAACCTAAAACCTTACGTGTCTTACAA AGCTGAAAAACACCATGAACCTCCACTTCAAGCTAAAGAATTATTTGACATGTTCTACGCTCCACAAATAGAAGCCGAAATGAGTGGAACAAAACTAGAGACAATCCCTGAACCGGAAGAAAAAGGACTTTTagggaaaataaaatatatgtttaaaatGCGAAAAGAGGCTAAAAGTAATGATAAAACAGAACAAAGCTAA